Proteins from a genomic interval of Corythoichthys intestinalis isolate RoL2023-P3 chromosome 3, ASM3026506v1, whole genome shotgun sequence:
- the LOC130913227 gene encoding early estrogen-induced gene 1 protein-like, with protein sequence MAFFAKKKKFKFQTHLTLEELSAVPFVNGVLFCKVRLLDGDFVASSSREEVRENCVRWRKRFSFVSKMSANPHTGVLDPSVCRVSVRKELKGGKAFTKLGFADLNMAEFAGSGSTVRCCLLEGYDTKNTRQDNSILKVIIGMTLLSGDPCFKTPASTAKSISIPGREHTLQLDCKGEGTKTEAGPTGGISLGRTPKHRPSIVSSGLLEDSEANPSAPSELFQSGHSRNSSYASQHSKISGYSTEHSCSSSLSDLTHRRNTSTGSSASGGLGGFATDTPTDAEKEAGRSDRPPRPPRPLLPNSRPLRRKPDSVENQPSWVDDTRMDADDIVEKIVQSQNFEDVNNTEDSNLRLFINRDGSTALSAIRLGNRVSAGGYEPVVIESH encoded by the exons ATGGCGTTCTTCGCTAAGAAGAAGAAATTCAAGTTCCAAACGCATCTGACGCTGGAGGAACTGAGCGCGGTGCCTTTCGTAAATGGGGTTCTCTTCTGTAAAGTTCGTCTGCTGGACGGAGACTTCGTCGCTTCCTCCTCCAG GGAGGAAGTACGTGAGAACTGCGTACGATGGAGAAAGAGGTTCTCTTTTGTGTCCAAAATGAGTGCAAACCCGCACACGGGCGTGCTGGACCCGTCTGTCTGCCGGGTGTCTGTCAGGAAG gagCTGAAAGGTGGGAAAGCATTCACGAAG CTGGGCTTCGCGGATCTAAACATGGCTGAGTTTGCGGGCTCGGGGTCAACAGTGCGTTGCTGCCTTCTGGAGGGCTACGACACCAAGAACACGCGACAGGATAACTCCATTCTCAAG GTAATCATTGGGATGACCCTCCTGtctggagacccctgttttaAAAC TCCGGCCAGCACGGCCAAGAGCATCTCCATCCCAGGACGTGAGCACACCCTGCAGCTGGACTGCAAGGGGGAGGGAACCAAGACAGAAGCCGGGCCCACCGGGGGGATTTCTCTCGGCCGGACGCCCAAACATCGACCTTCCATCGTTAGCTCGG GTCTTTTGGAAGATTCCGAAGCGAATCCAAGTGCGCCCTCAGAACTGTTCCAGTCTGGACACTCTCGTAACTCCAGCTACGCCAGCCAGCACAGCAAAATCTCAG GCTACAGCACCGAGCACTCTTGCTCCTCCAGCCTGTCGGACTTGACCCACCGCAGGAATACTTCTACCGGCAGCAGCGCCTCCGGAGGCCTGGGGGGCTTCGCTACCGACACTCCCACAGATGCAGAAAAAGAAGCGGGGCGCTCGGATAGACCCCCACGACCTCCCAGGCCGCTCCTGCCCAATAGCAGGCCTCTCAG GAGAAAGCCAGACTCTGTGGAGAATCAGCCATCTTGGGTGGATGACACCCGCATGGACGCTGATGACATTGTGGAAAAGATTGTCCAGAGCCAAAACTTTGAGGACGTCAACAACACTGAAG ACAGCAACCTGCGTCTGTTCATCAACCGTGACGGGAGCACCGCGCTCAGCGCCATCCGCTTGGGCAACAG GGTGTCAGCCGGCGGCTACGAGCCCGTGGTCATCGAGAGCCACTAG